AGAAATCAAGAACTTGACGCCGGCTGCCGGACTAGTGGATGACGGTGTGGTGGCTTTGCGATACGGCCGGTGACCGGCAATGTTGCGGCACGGTAAAGGTGGTCCGCGGGGTGGTGATAGCGTGCGgcggctaagggcatctccagcgggccggCCGATGTTTAGGATAGATACGTTGAAAAATGAGATATGTACCTTAGCCAGACGCATAGTGTCCGCCCAGACGCAAATAGGGCTCAAACATGCTCCGTGAATTTGTCTGGGCGGACCCTACGTGGTCAGCGCGGGCGTTCAGGCGCTTCTCGCATGAGCCCGCCTGACAGCAACATAGATGCTTCACCTTCAGCGTGGCGTAACTAACGGTCGGAGCGTTGCAACTTTATGCGTCGCGTTAATGGTGTGCATTGCGTTCTACGCGCCTGCGCTGGTGGGTGGCGTCGTAGCGGCTTCAATAGCAGGGAATTGAAGGTGAGGTGGCGTCCGACCTTTTTAAGGGCCGCTGGTGGCACCCATTTTCTCGACCACGCCATTGCTAGAGCCCGACATATCCACCCAAACAACGCCATTGGGAAGGGTTGGCCGTACCGTAAGACGAAGAACGACCACAAGGCCCACGGCGTTGACTTCTTCAACCACGAGCCTGCCATGGACGAGGACTACGACGAGGACGAGTACGAGTACCAGTACGACGAGGATGAGTACGAGTACTAGTACGACGACGACAATGAGGATGCCGATGACGACGCCACCGCGGAGGTCGACGATGAGGTCGACGACCATCTCTAAGGCGGAGACAACGACCGCGGCCTGGCGTGGGATCTGGAGACCCAACCGCCGGACATGAGCGAAGAGGAGGCCATTACCATCGCAATGGCCAATAGCGAGCTCGACCAACTCGCTATGTGGGGCGGCCTCGCCGTCCAGCTTCGCGAGTCGTCGCTggcgcaggggaggccggcgactcctccaGCCACGTCAACACGTACCGACGCGTGCCTTCTCATGCTCCATCGACAGCCTGGGATCCTGGCTACCTTCACCGCAGCCTCCTGCTCCACCGTCAGCCTGGCAGCAGTCACCGCAGGCTCCCCTTCCTTCTCCACCACTGGCGTACCAGCTCACATGGTGGATGCCGAAGTTCATTGACCTCGTCAACGATAATGAGAAGTAATCCATAGCTTGGTTTTAGCAGGCCTTGCTGGCCCTTTTTAATTTCTAAGGATTTTGATGTATTTTTTTATAATCATGTGAATTATGGACTTTTCAATAGAAAAATTATTATACGTCGGGCCGCTAGGGATACCCCTAAACGCAAACGGATGCAGGAGATGCCCTAAGCGATAAAGGGGACCACTGGCCGGTGCTATTGCAGCGCTGCTAAGGGGCGTAAGCGGCCGAGGACTTGTGATTTTGCAGTCTGGTTAAGAGGAGGCCATTGGCCAGTGATAGTGGGGCGGTTTTCCTCGAATAAACCGTGATGCCTGAGTGTTTTCACTATCTTCTTTCTAATCAAATGAATTTAGTAGCTCTATTGCTAACAACGAAAAAACAAAATTACAAAAACCACGACGTCTTTTCTACAGAAACTACTTATTTACTTTTTTTCTTCTAATAAACCACTAATTCGTGTAACAGGTTGCACATACTATCGTATCCAAATCTTAGATCAAGCTAATTAGCAACAGGTCAGAGGTGTGTCAACATCTAACAATGTACACCAACTAATCTAATCTAAAAAAAAACAATTTGGATCAACCATTTGAAAATTTTATCGCTTCTGAAACTCGGCCTTCACTTGGCAAATATTTTTTGAAATGTTGAAACTCTTCAAAAAAAATATAGCAACCGATAGACTGAACAAATTCATCACCTTTTGTGAGGTTCGGCAAAAAAATTATGCAATtttcaaacttttccaaaacaaaATCTAAGACACACTAGCTGATGACATgtggacatgcaacttgtataagGCCTAGTTCATAGTGGGCCACAGGCTCAGGTCCACGATGGGTCTGGTCTGGTCCAGTGAATGCGCATCCACTGGGCCAGAAGCCCAAAGTCTATAAGTTTGAGCTAAAATGTAATAAGGCCATACCTGAAGGGGTTTCCTGAAAAGCCCTTGACTTGTCTCCGAGCTCTCTTTCACTGCCACCGGGTCCCGCAGACTCCAAAACCCTAACCAAATAAGCCCACCTTGCAGCTCCCAAAACCCTCCCCAGACCCTTCCCGCCGCCGCACACCCGCCGACGCCGCCATGGACGCCGACGAGTCCCGCCAGGTGCGCGTGCGCTTCGTGACCAAGCTCCCGCCTCCGCTCCGGGCGCCGACCACCGCCATCGCCGTCCCCGCCGAGCTCTCCCGCATGGGCCTCTCGGAGATCGTCAACAGCCTCATCCTCTCCGGTGAGCGCGTCCGCCCCCTAACCCTCATCCCGCTAGGGCGAGACGTCCCGGGAGTTTTCTAAACCGCTCGCTCATTTTCCCAGCCGAGCCGGACCACCAGGCGCAGCCCTTCGACTTCATCGTGGATGGCGAGCTCGTGCGGATGCCGCTCCACCAGTTCCTGCTCGCCAAGGGCATCTCCGCGGTACGAATTCTTGCTCGGAGACTTGTGTTCTGGGAGCTACTTATTTGCCTTGGACATGGCTGTGGAAATCATTTGAGGATTTTGGTGTGAACGTTTTTGCAGGAACGGGTGCTTGAGCTCGAGTATGTAAAGGCAGTGGCGCCGAAGAAACAGGAGCAGCCCTTGCCACATGATGACTGGGTTAGTGCGGTTGATGGGTCGAACTCAAGGTATGGCTGTGCTCTGCTGAGGATTTAGGTGATCAATGATGAACTGATTTGTCAAGAACTTTACATAATCTTTCCCTTTTCCTTGTGACGATGTGTGTATTGGTTAGAGGATGGTCTTTTTTTTCTTGAATTTGATGATGTGCCGTACTTGTGACAGTAAGTATCAgttgatgcaaaaaaaaaaaaacggttATGTCCATTTCCGTTTCAGTGTAGGTGGTACTTGATCTGGAGAGGATTAAAATGAGCATTATCATCTTTCTGCTTGCCCAAATAGTCTGTGAACACtttaataaaccaaaaatcagaggaTATGGTGtagtcaaatggaaaaactcagggATGGTACATGGTAGTATCGAAACATCATGTCCTTGTCTGTTCTTGCGGACATGTTTCAAGCAAATGATTTTGTGTAAACGATATGCATCATCTAAGAAACCATTTACTAAGTTCAAAGAATTAGGGTTGTACCTATATATCTCACTTAGGCAATATTTGAATTCTTTCCTACCAAGTTTTTGAATCCCGATCAGCAAGTAATAGAACTTGTATGGTATTGCTGTGGTTTTCAGTTCAACTCACCTGGCTGATGATAATTATATAATATAGTTGTAAGTTTTTAATACAACTAAAATGAGGTAACCGTTAAATTGTTGGGCCAAGATATATGGAGCTTGCCAAGACTAGGCTAAAATCAGCTATTGTCCTCCTATCTCAACCAGAGCCAAGTGAAATAAGAAATCCAAGATATCCATTTATATCGCTGGGCTTTTGTGAGTTAAATGCTTCGGTAGATTTCGAAATAGGGAGCTACATTTCCGACATTCCTGGACTCAGTCACTTGATTGTACTAACTGGCCCAATGTGATGTTGTAAAAATATCGTTTTTATGGCTCAAGCAGATCAGTATTGTAAAGCTATATGCTCATGAACAATTATGCAGTGATTTATTTCAGTACTTCCTTGATATGCATAAATCATTCGATATTTCAAATGAACCATCTGTTGATTTTCCATTAATGTTTTTTTTCTTTCTGTGTTGATTCTAGTATTGCCTAAACTACCTATCTTTTGGCAGGTTCTTATTAACAGGTTGCTATGATGGTCTTGCAAGGTGTGCATCTATCAAGTCTCCTGTTTATTCTGTCTGACCTTGTTAAAAAACAACAACATAAACATTGTCAATTGGTACACAAAAATTCTGTACCACTTTAATGTCTCTTACCCATTTAACGTCCTTTATTGCATAGAATATGGAAAGATGGAGCTGTATGTACTCAAGTTTTGGAGGGACACAGTGGTGCAGTTACTTCTGCCAGCTTCATCAATAAAGGTTGCTTTGCTCAAAATATTTGTTACGGGGTATCTGCCAAAATTGCTGTTTTCCTACCATTGCCACCGTGCAAGGCCATGTCTATCTTGAAGCAAACTAACTTGAATAATGTTGTTCCAGGAGTTGAAACTGATGGCAGTTTGCATGTCGTGACTGGATCAAAGGATAGGTCGTTGCGCCTGTTCAAGGTAAATCTATTCAGTTTTTTGCTTTTACAACTCTTGTTCATTTACCCTGCAGCACTTTTCTATTTATCTTACATTATGCTATGCATTCCTGAAGTTTGATACTTCAGTCACCACTGACTCCccgaagcaaattggagcttacaAAATTTTCCCTGGTCATTCATCATCTGTGCAAAGTATTGCTGTCGACCCTTCCAGAAATATGGTACTAAGTCACTCGATCTGATGTTACACTGCAATGCTATATCACATTTTTTACCTGATTTCTTAACATATTTTTCTGTAACTAGATATGTTCTGGTTCCTGGGATACCAAGATTAAGCTATGGGCAGTCGAAGGATCTGAAGAAGATGGTGATTCTGTTACAGTGAAAAAGAGAAGGACGAACTCTGATGCATCTGGACCCGAAGAGTCTCAGTTAGAGGTACTTGTTAGTTGCTACATTGCATTTTATTGTGTTTTGGGGGGTAGGAAGCCAAGTACCCCACTTTGCATTTGCCGGTGAATTACTTAAAGGTCAGGAGCCACTGAATAAGTAGAATAAATACTCAGCAGTGTGAAAATTGGCTTTGGTTCTGTTCAAGTTGTGAGCTACTCTTGACTTCTCCATAGTGCTTTATCTTGGACTGGACCACTTGGTTCAAGTTAATTCAGTTGCAAATGGGCTTGGGTTTGGTATTGGTATTCAAAtccttgtgctataattgatTCATTTGTTGCATGAACTCATGATAAATCCTGTTGATCTCACAGTTCTCATCCTATTGTACTCCAGGGTTCAGCATCTTCAACATTTGAGGGACATTCACAATGTGTTTCTTCTGTTGCTTGGCCTGAGCAGCAAACAATATATTCGGCATCTTGGGATCATTCTGTTCGGCAGTGGGATGCTCAAACAGGGAAAGAAACATGGAATATGGTATGCACAGTATATCTGTAGGTTGCAAATTTTCTAGAGAAAGAAACAGTTTATCTACATATTGATTGGCATCTGTACTCTTGTGTTCTGATTTTTCTATTTGTATCTCTCAGTTTTGTCTCTTGCCCAAGTCCCTACTTATTCATTAACTAATTTGTATACTGCCCAAACAATATTTTGTCTACCAGTCGTATGACTAGTGCATCTCAATGGATGTTTCATAACTGTACCTATCTAATTTCTTTTTGgtctccaaaccttgtttatagtTTTGTGGGAAGGCCCTGAATTGTTTGGATTGTGGTGGTGAGGGCTCTTCACTAATCGCTGCTGGTGGTTCTGACACTGTATTGAGGGTATGGGATCCTCGCAAACCTGGTAAGCATAGAAAACACTGAGCCCTCTATTGATTTCTTTGAACACTTTCAGATTAGCTCATACATTTTCTTCATACAGGGACACTGGCTCCTGTTTTTCAGTTCTCTTCGCACTCAAGCTGGATCTCTGCCTGCAAATGGCATCCAAGTTCCTGGTATCATTTGTTATCATCTTCATTTGATGGGAAAGTGATGTTGTGGGATCTAAGGACAGCAGTAAGATTCAATCTCATTTTTTTTTCTCATTTGTTTCACACATCAGTGCATGTCATTGATGATTTTTCTCCTGCTGTAGTGGCCTTTGGCTTCTGTCGACTCACACACCGAAAAGGTAATTATTTGTTGTGGGTTACCTTTTGCATACTTATGGAAAAAAATGAGATGCTCAACTAAATACTATGGCTGTAGGTTTTATGTGCCGATTGGTGGAAAGGGGACAGTGTAATAAGTGGTGGAGCTGATTCCAAGCTGTGTATCTCATCAGGGGTTGAAATAGCGTGATGAAGATCCCCCCCCACATGTTGTGCTTTCAAGGTTTTAACTTCAAATTTCCAATCTTATTAAAGAAGCTAATTTTGTAACCATCTACATCTGCATAACTTGCCTTAGCTTCACTCCTGTGTTGAACTCCTTGCATGTTTTGCAGCTAACAGCAGTTCAATCCGGATTATATTGGTTGACAAGACATCTCTAAAAGCCAAACCATGCCAATTAGGGTTGAAAACATCTGTACCGAATGTCAGATCAATATAACGATGTGAAGCTGTTACACTTAGTGCCAGCGGTTGCGCGATCTACATTAGGGATCACCACATTCTGCAATCAAGTTTGTTTTGTGCTCCTTGTTGAAATTCTCAAAACCTACATAGTATAACAATGTTATGATTGTAATTCAGAGTTAACTGCTTGCCGATAACTCAAGGCTGGTTTTGCTTTGCCTGAATTTTCTGTTTTACTTCAGTAATTCTATATGCAGCCTTGCTTGTGTTCTACAATCAGTCACCCCCTTAGGACATGATTTTTCGTCTTAACAGCTGACCTAACAACTGTATGTGCTTGAACGGTCGTACCTGCCGTGCACAAGACTGAACAGCCTGAGAACTCTTTCCTCACCTAAAACTTCAGCAGATATAGACTCGGGAAGTGCACACACATGAGACCGGAAGTGCAGAGAAGTAGATGACCCAACTTGTTGCAAAGCGCTGGAGTTTTTCCACAGGCTACATGTTTCACACTATATGTAGCACGCGTCATCTGCAATCTCTCCCACATCCAAACCGCCACTGCTAGAGCTAGCTAGTGTTGCACACAGTTCATCAATATGGCTCTGAAAAATAGCGCTTTCTTCCTCCTTGGTCTGCTTCTCTACTGTGTCACCATGAGCGGCGCGGTGAGAATCTTGGAAGAGACTGCTCCCACCAAGGGTGAGGAGCACAAGCCTGAGCTGTCACCACTGCCCAAGGTGGAGCTGCCGCCATTCCCTGAGGTGCACTTGCCACCTAAGCTTGAGCTTCCTAAGGTGGAGTCGTTTCCGGAGGTGCACCTGCCACCTAAGCCCGAGTTGCCTAAAGTGGAGCTGCCACCTAAGCCTGAGCTCCCAAAGGTAGAGCTGCCAACGTTCCCGGAGGTGCACCTACCACTCAAGCCAGAGATGCCTAAGGTGGAGCTGCCACCAAAGCCAGAGTTGCCGACCATCCCCGAGTTCCACTTTCCAGAGCCGGAAGCTAAGCCATGAGAACTGCGTTCTCAGTATTGTTATCTCGCGTTCTCCCATGTACATGTTGCCGTGCCGTGTcgtgttgttgatgtgtttgtTTAGTCCTGGTTGTGTTTGACATGGTTTATATATTTGTTACTCCGTATATGAGGACAGATACATTCGTACTTTTATCTTTCTCTCATAAGAATACTTTGAAAATATGCATGCTTCCTTCAGTTTACGGTTTTCACCACAAGCTTTAGCTTGGTTTGTATGGGTCATTTTTCCCATTGACAAATCATAGAAGCctatatataatttttttttgttctGTTTTCTGAACTTGGGCTTGTATTCATTAGTAAATAGTTTTGGTTACAATCACGGTCGGTAAGCTCCATCATGCAGGACAGAACATAACCTAGCAACACTTGCCCACTAAACGCGCTACAACCTTACTTTACAAGATGATGCGCAGCTTCATTACACGAGCGATTAATTTTTTGAGAAAACATAAGTAGGTAATAACTTAGTAGGTTCCTGATCTCTTCTACGGTACTGGATATAGCAGGCTTGCCCGTTTCCATCAGGTTGACTTCTGAAACCAGTGCAGCAGAACCATTTTCAAATTAAATTGGACCACCATAGTTGCAAGGAGACCTGCATTAGTTCGGCATTTTTGCAATGAGGAATATTCTCCAGGCTGAAAGAATTACCATTCCTTATCGTCTCGTAGTACAGTGGCCTAAGAACCTGAATTTAGCTCTTCACTGAAACCCGCATCAAAGTTGAGTTTCGCCTATTCTTCTAATGGTCATTTAGCTTTATTTGCTTGTCACCCCTACTAGTCGGTTGGAACAGCATAGATTGCGTTCCTTTTAGATTTATCATCACTTCTATGTCTCTATTATCCTGCATAGCATAGAAATACGATTGGGAAAAAAAATGCAGACTGCTCAACACCACACTTACAGTCTACTAAAATAATGTTGTGGGATCTAAGAACAGCGGTAAGATTCAATTAATCTCATTTGTTTCACACATCAATGCATAGTCGTGCCGTTGATGATTTTGCTGCTGCTGCAGTGGCATCTCCTTTAGTCAACTCACACAGCAAAAAGGTAATTTTTCGTTTTGCGTTACCTTTTGCATACTTATTGGGAAAAATGAGATGCCTAACTAAATTGTATGGCTGTAGATTCTTTGTGCCGATTGGTGGAAAGGGGACAGTGTAATAGAATTGTAACCATAAGTGGTGGAGCTGTTTCCCAGCTGTGTCTCTCATCAGGCAATAAAATAGTGATGAAGATTCCCTCCCACATGTTGTGCTATCAAGGTTTTAACTTTTCAAAATTTCAATCTTATTAAAGAAGCCAAATTTGTAACCTCCTACATCCTGCATAACTTGCCTTAGCTTCACTCCCGTGTTGAACTCCTTGCATGTTTTGCAGCTAATAGCAGTTCTGATCATCTAGATTATATTTGTTGGCAAGACATCCCTGGAAGTCGAACCATGCCAATTAGGGTTGAAAACGTATGTACCTTGTGTCAGATCAAGATACCATGTGAAGCTGTTACACTTAGTGCCAGCGGTTGCACATAAGTAATTCCACATTAGGGATCACCACATTTTGCAAT
This region of Lolium perenne isolate Kyuss_39 chromosome 2, Kyuss_2.0, whole genome shotgun sequence genomic DNA includes:
- the LOC127332740 gene encoding ribosome biogenesis protein WDR12 homolog, with the translated sequence MDADESRQVRVRFVTKLPPPLRAPTTAIAVPAELSRMGLSEIVNSLILSAEPDHQAQPFDFIVDGELVRMPLHQFLLAKGISAERVLELEYVKAVAPKKQEQPLPHDDWVSAVDGSNSRFLLTGCYDGLARIWKDGAVCTQVLEGHSGAVTSASFINKGVETDGSLHVVTGSKDRSLRLFKFDTSVTTDSPKQIGAYKIFPGHSSSVQSIAVDPSRNMICSGSWDTKIKLWAVEGSEEDGDSVTVKKRRTNSDASGPEESQLEGSASSTFEGHSQCVSSVAWPEQQTIYSASWDHSVRQWDAQTGKETWNMFCGKALNCLDCGGEGSSLIAAGGSDTVLRVWDPRKPGTLAPVFQFSSHSSWISACKWHPSSWYHLLSSSFDGKVMLWDLRTAWPLASVDSHTEKVLCADWWKGDSVISGGADSKLCISSGVEIA